In Amia ocellicauda isolate fAmiCal2 chromosome 3, fAmiCal2.hap1, whole genome shotgun sequence, the DNA window gactgagacaagcaagtacacacacacacacacaaagactgagacaagcaagtacacacacacacacacacacacacacagacagactgagacaagcaagtacacacacacgcagactgAGACAACATGCACGcacgcccacacacacagacacactcataaACACACGCAGGGGGGTGCAGCGGTGACTGTATTGTCGCCTGCCCGGTGCAAACTCCATGTGCTCGCTGTCGATCATTAACCCCGCAGTCAATAAGACCTGCGCTGTGTTGTGAGGCACGTGAGGGGAGGGACGGGTCAGGACAGGACGGTTCAACAGTGCTGCTCAGCCAGACTGCACTGGACACAGCAACCGGACAGGACATACTGCTGGACTTTACCTGGACACACTGACCTCCCAGGCACCAACTGACACACTGCCGGCGAGAGGTCTGACTCAAACCTGCTTCATAGCTTTAAATAATATTGTTCTGCTCTCTCTCCATGCCTTTCTGCTCACTcgttcctctccctctctcctccaggTTGTGAGGAGTGCTGGGCACCAGTCCCCCGTGCCCTGGCTGTGAGGCCCCCATGGCCCTGTCCCCCCTCTGTCTCTCGCGCTCCggtcctctctctctgctgaggTCCCTGTCCCGGTCCCAGGGGGTGCCGGCACGGGCGATGTCTGCGGCACAGTGGGCGCGGGAGCTGTTCGGTGTGGCTGTGAAGGCCGTGCAGCCGGATAGCGTGCTGAGCTCCAGCCTGACCCTGCAGGGGGGACGCCTCCTGGTAGGGGGGCAGAGCTTCGCCATCGACCACAACCTGTACCTGGTGGGCTTCGGCAAGGCGGTGCTGGGCATGGCGGCGGCAGCTGAAAGGGTGGTGGGGGGTCACCTGGTGCGCGGCGTGGTCAGTGTGCCTCACGGCATACAGGACGCCCTCAGGAGGGAGGGCAGAGGGTAAAGGTCGCCTCTCTGGGGTCGGGGCTGCAGTGACcgtggcctgtgtgtgtgtgtagtgcctgtagggtttgtgtgtgagtgtgtttgtgtggtgactgtgtgtagtgacagtgtgtgtgtattgacactgtgtgtctctgcacagtgacagtgtgtgtgtatgtgtagtgactgtgtctctgtgcagtgagtgtgtgcattgacagtgtgtgtgtgtagtgacagtgtgttattgtgtgtagtgtgttattgtgtgtagtggcagtgtgtgtctgcagtgacagtgtgtgtgtgtagtgacagtgtgttattgtgtgtagtgtgttattgtgtgtagtggcagtgtgtgtctctgcagtgacagtgtgtgtgcattgacagtgtgtgtgtgtagtgacagtgtgttattgtgtgtagtggcagtgtgtgtctctgcagtgacagtgtgtgtgcattgacactgtgtgtgtgtagtgactgCGTCTCTgcgcagtgacagtgtgtgtatgtagtgacagtgtgtgtgtgtagtgacagtgtgttattgtgtgtagtgtgtgttattgtgtgcaatgactgtgtgtgtagtgacaatgtgtctgtgcagtgacagtgtgttattgtgtgtagtgacagtgtgtgtctctgcgcaGTGAGATGCTGTTGAGTGCAGACAGCCGTGTGCGCGTCATGGAGGGGGCGATGCACAACCTGCCCGACAGCGCGGCACAGCAGGCGGCCCAGGACATCCAGAAGCTGGCCAGCGGACTGGGGGAGGGGGACCTGCTGCTGGCGCTGGTCTCGGGTATGAGCCGCCTCCCCACCTCACCACACACTAGCCTTGTGAACTTGTGATGAAtagtataaaacaaaacacagcaaacAACTGGCAGCAGTTATAGCAGGATCGCCTGGTGGGCCGACAGGGAGCGTCTGCAGTTATTATTTACACCGATCaggcataacattatgagcactgacaggtgaagtgaatatcactgataatctcgttatcatggcacctgtcagtgggtggatatattaggcagcaagtgaacattttttcctcaaagttgatgtgttagaagcaggaaaaatggggagcgtgaggatctgagcgactttgacaagggccaaattgtgatggctagatgactgggtcagagcatttccaaaactgcagctcttgtggggtgttcccggtctgcagtggtcagtaccgatcaaaagtgtccaaggaaggaaaagcggttacccggtgacagggtcatgggcggccaaggctcactgatgcacgtggggagcgaaggctggcccgtgtggtccgatccaacagacgagctactgtagctcaaattgctgaaaaagtgaatgctggttctgatagaaaggtgtcagaacacacagtgcatcgcagtttgttgcgtatggggccgcgtagccacagaccagtcagggtgcccatgctgacccctgtccactgccgaaagcgcctacaatgggcacgtgagcatcagaactggaccacggagaaatggaggaaagtggcctggtctgatgaatcacgggttcaagatgttgacttggcctccaaactccccagatctcaatccaatcgagcatctgtgggatgtgctggacaaacaagtccgatccatggaggccccacctcacaacttacaggacttaaaggatctgctgctaacgtcttggtgccagatcccACAGCACACCTTTTGTCTCTAAgcggtgtgtctgtctgtgtgtctgcagggGGGGGCTCTGCGCTGCTGccagcccccacccccccggtGTCTCTGCAGGAGAAGCTGACGCTGACGCGGGCGCTGGCAGCTCAGGGCGCCACCATCCAGGAGCTGAACACGGTGCGCACGGCCCTGTCGGAGCTGAAGGGCGGGGGTCTGGCCCGCTGCGCTCGCCCGGCACAGGTACCGCTGGGGGgaaggctctctctctctgaccacAAGGGTAGAGTGGAGTTTATTGTGCTTTAATTCGTCtcattatttatatgtttaagTATTTTTTGTTGGTGTATTTGGAAGGGTGGGTGATTATTTGTGTCCTTTTTTGTACTAAAGGTGTAAAAAATGcaattctcacctctctctctccacctctctgtctctcctgtccCGGGCAGGTAGTCGGTCTGATCCTGTCAGATGTGATCGGGGACCCGGTGGATCTGATTGCCAGCGGCCCCACGGTGCCCAGCCTTCCCCGTCCCCGGGACGCCCGCGCCGTGCTGCAGCGCTATGGGCTGGAGGCCTCGCTGCCCCCCTCCGTGCAGGACGTCCTGAGCCGGCTGGAGGGGCAGGAGGACAGTGAGGGCAGGGATGGCACGGACAGAGCGCCCCAGCCACACAACGTGGTGATTGGTTCCAACACGCTGGCACTGcaggcggccgggcggcgggcgcagGAGCTGGGTCTGTGCCCAGTGCTGCTGTCCCCAGGGGTGTGTGGGGACGTGGGGGCCGTGGCGCGGCTCTACGCCCTGCTGGCGGCCTTCGCCTGTGCGGCGCGTTCCCCCGGCGGACCCCCGGCCCACCTGACCCCGGCCCTGCTTGAGTTGGGCCCACAGGTGGGCGTGGAGGCCTGGGACCTGATGCGCACCCTGCAGGCGCTGGACCAGAGCCGGGGCGCTGTGTGCCTGCTGGCCGGCGGGGAGCCCACGGTGCAGCTGCGGGGGGGAGGCCGTGGGGGGCGCAACCAGGAGCTGGCGCTGCGTGTGGGGCTGGCGCTTGGCCGCGAGGAGCTCCCCCTGCAGGGCGTGGTGTTCCTGAGCGGCGGCACGGACGGGCAAGACGGGCCCACGGAGGCGGCCGGCGCAGTGGCGGACACGGCACTGGAGCAGGAGGCCCGAGAGCAGGGCCTGGACCCCGACACCAGCCTGCGGGAGAACgactccttctccttcttccaGCGGCTCTCCGCCGGCCGGCGCCTGCTGTGCCCCGGCCTCACTGGCACCAACGTCATGGATGTgcacctgctgctgctgccccccCAGCCCTGAGGGGccactccctcacacacacagccgggACCGCAGGCCCGTGCAGACAGAGGTGTTGAGGGCGTTCCTGTGAAATGCTGCCCTGGATTCAACAGGTCTCTCAAACCACCACACCTGGAACAG includes these proteins:
- the glyctk gene encoding glycerate kinase, which produces MALSPLCLSRSGPLSLLRSLSRSQGVPARAMSAAQWARELFGVAVKAVQPDSVLSSSLTLQGGRLLVGGQSFAIDHNLYLVGFGKAVLGMAAAAERVVGGHLVRGVVSVPHGIQDALRREGRGEMLLSADSRVRVMEGAMHNLPDSAAQQAAQDIQKLASGLGEGDLLLALVSGGGSALLPAPTPPVSLQEKLTLTRALAAQGATIQELNTVRTALSELKGGGLARCARPAQVVGLILSDVIGDPVDLIASGPTVPSLPRPRDARAVLQRYGLEASLPPSVQDVLSRLEGQEDSEGRDGTDRAPQPHNVVIGSNTLALQAAGRRAQELGLCPVLLSPGVCGDVGAVARLYALLAAFACAARSPGGPPAHLTPALLELGPQVGVEAWDLMRTLQALDQSRGAVCLLAGGEPTVQLRGGGRGGRNQELALRVGLALGREELPLQGVVFLSGGTDGQDGPTEAAGAVADTALEQEAREQGLDPDTSLRENDSFSFFQRLSAGRRLLCPGLTGTNVMDVHLLLLPPQP